One genomic window of Futiania mangrovi includes the following:
- a CDS encoding class I SAM-dependent methyltransferase, translated as MTRAATAVPALHDRIAAEIAADGPMPLARYMARALLDPRGGYYTTAEPFGARGDFITAPEISQVFGEVMALWLAQCWLDQGAPAAPLLVEPGPGRGTLMADALRALKAVPPLREGLRVRLVEASPRLCTVQEATLAPLAAGIDLGWAETLDAALDAGGGPLLLLANEFLDALPIRQFRREGDRWHEVLVGLAPNGALAPVLAPDPVPESAVRAPGTAPLPAAGGAVVERCPAAEAAVAAIAARIAAGGGAALLVDYGYGERPGRATFRAYRGHDHADPFAAPGTADLTASVDFAALAETARAAGAAAFGPVTQRDLLLALGAEARTAALCARATPAQAGKLRSGLARLTDAADMGEAFKALAILPPGSPPPPGFGDPA; from the coding sequence ATGACGCGGGCGGCGACCGCGGTGCCCGCCCTGCACGACCGTATCGCGGCGGAGATCGCGGCCGACGGGCCGATGCCGCTCGCCCGCTACATGGCGCGCGCGCTGCTCGACCCGCGTGGCGGCTATTACACGACGGCCGAACCCTTCGGCGCGCGCGGCGACTTCATCACCGCGCCGGAGATTTCCCAGGTGTTCGGGGAGGTTATGGCCCTCTGGCTCGCGCAATGCTGGCTCGACCAGGGCGCGCCTGCCGCGCCTTTGCTGGTGGAGCCCGGCCCCGGGCGCGGCACGCTGATGGCGGATGCCTTGCGCGCTCTGAAGGCCGTGCCCCCCTTGCGCGAGGGGCTGCGCGTCCGTCTCGTCGAGGCGAGCCCGCGCCTGTGTACAGTTCAGGAGGCGACGCTCGCCCCCCTTGCCGCCGGCATCGACCTCGGCTGGGCAGAAACGCTCGACGCCGCGCTCGACGCGGGCGGCGGCCCGCTCCTCCTGCTCGCCAACGAGTTCCTGGACGCCCTGCCCATCCGCCAGTTCCGCCGCGAGGGGGACCGCTGGCACGAGGTTCTGGTGGGACTGGCCCCTAACGGCGCACTCGCGCCCGTCCTCGCCCCCGACCCTGTGCCCGAAAGCGCCGTCCGCGCGCCCGGCACCGCCCCCCTTCCCGCGGCCGGCGGCGCGGTGGTCGAGCGGTGCCCCGCGGCCGAGGCCGCCGTCGCCGCCATCGCCGCCCGCATCGCCGCAGGCGGAGGGGCCGCCCTTCTCGTCGACTATGGCTATGGGGAGAGGCCGGGCCGCGCGACGTTCCGCGCCTATCGCGGCCACGACCACGCCGACCCCTTTGCCGCGCCCGGCACGGCGGACCTTACCGCCTCGGTCGATTTCGCCGCGCTCGCGGAGACGGCCCGCGCCGCCGGGGCCGCCGCCTTCGGCCCGGTGACGCAGCGCGACCTGCTGCTGGCGTTGGGGGCGGAGGCACGCACCGCTGCGCTCTGCGCCCGCGCCACGCCCGCGCAAGCCGGGAAGCTGCGCAGCGGACTTGCCCGCCTGACCGATGCCGCGGACATGGGCGAGGCCTTCAAGGCCCTCGCCATCCTGCCGCCAGGTTCCCCCCCGCCTCCCGGTTTCGGAGACCCCGCATGA
- the pgeF gene encoding peptidoglycan editing factor PgeF gives MTAPAPPRPSPRTASALSGLAGIRHGFFTRAGGVSQGLYAGLNCGFGSNDDKIHVAENRARVAAAMGVAPANLLTVYQVHGADVATVTAPWAREDAPRADAAVTATPGIALGILTADCVPVLFADAEARVIGAAHAGWRGAKAGVLKATVEAMSALGADPARIHAAVGPAISGPAYEVGAEVRDAFTGDAAGAARFFRPSAREGHFLFDLPELVLWQLEALGLPRVDRLTDCTYGEDALFYSYRRATHRGEPDYGRQVSAIALA, from the coding sequence ATGACAGCCCCCGCCCCCCCGCGCCCCTCGCCCCGCACCGCCAGCGCGCTGTCGGGCCTTGCCGGCATCCGCCACGGCTTCTTCACCCGCGCAGGCGGCGTGTCGCAGGGCCTCTACGCGGGCCTCAACTGCGGCTTCGGCTCGAACGACGACAAGATCCACGTGGCGGAGAATCGTGCCCGCGTCGCCGCCGCGATGGGTGTTGCGCCCGCCAACCTGCTGACCGTCTACCAGGTGCACGGCGCCGACGTCGCGACCGTCACCGCCCCCTGGGCGCGCGAGGACGCACCCCGCGCCGACGCCGCCGTCACCGCGACGCCCGGGATCGCGCTCGGCATCCTCACCGCCGACTGCGTGCCCGTGCTGTTCGCCGACGCGGAGGCCCGCGTGATCGGCGCGGCGCACGCGGGCTGGCGCGGCGCGAAGGCCGGCGTGCTCAAGGCGACGGTGGAGGCCATGTCCGCGCTCGGCGCCGACCCTGCCCGCATCCACGCCGCGGTCGGCCCCGCGATCTCCGGCCCGGCCTACGAGGTGGGCGCAGAGGTGCGCGACGCCTTCACCGGCGACGCGGCGGGCGCGGCCCGCTTCTTCCGCCCGTCCGCGCGCGAGGGACATTTCCTCTTCGACCTGCCGGAGCTTGTCCTCTGGCAGCTCGAGGCGCTGGGCCTTCCCCGCGTCGACCGCCTGACCGATTGCACCTATGGCGAGGACGCGCTCTTCTACAGCTACCGCCGCGCGACGCACCGGGGAGAGCCCGATTACGGCCGCCAGGTTTCCGCCATCGCGCTCGCCTGA
- a CDS encoding M24 family metallopeptidase has translation MALHFSREEFATRLDRTLAVMEDKGLDALLAFAPETHYWLTGFDTFGYCFFQCLVVRADGQMTLLTRSADLRQAQQTSLISDIRIWEDRDGANPAEDLADLLVSLGLLGKRVGVEIDTHGLTHRNGKRLEAALEGRFDMLDASLLVPPLRLVKSAAEIACVTRAAELADDAFDAALDVIAPGADEGHVLAAMQGAVFAGGGDYPGNPFIIGSGRDALLCRYKSGRRVLAPQDQITLEWAGVHRQYHAAMMWTVPVGQASDRHKRLFEVSRDALMACESALAPGNTMGDVFAAHAETFDRAGLSQHRLNACGYAMGARYAPSWMDYPMFYRDNPVILAPDMTFFLHMICMDSETGTAMTLGRSYRVTQAGNTCLSRRPLDLVVR, from the coding sequence ATGGCACTGCACTTCAGCCGGGAGGAGTTCGCCACCCGCCTCGACCGCACGCTCGCGGTCATGGAGGACAAGGGTCTCGACGCCCTGCTCGCCTTCGCGCCGGAGACGCATTATTGGCTCACCGGCTTCGACACCTTCGGCTATTGCTTTTTCCAGTGCCTCGTGGTGCGCGCGGACGGGCAGATGACGCTGCTGACCCGCTCAGCCGATTTGCGGCAGGCGCAGCAGACCTCGCTCATCTCCGACATCCGGATCTGGGAGGACCGCGACGGCGCCAACCCGGCGGAGGATCTGGCCGACCTTCTGGTCTCCCTCGGCCTTCTCGGCAAGCGCGTGGGCGTGGAGATCGACACCCACGGCCTCACCCACCGCAACGGCAAGCGGCTGGAGGCCGCCCTCGAGGGCCGCTTCGACATGCTCGACGCCTCGCTCCTCGTCCCGCCCCTGCGCCTCGTCAAGAGCGCGGCGGAGATCGCCTGCGTGACCCGCGCCGCAGAACTCGCCGACGACGCCTTCGACGCCGCGCTCGACGTGATCGCTCCCGGCGCGGACGAGGGCCATGTGCTCGCCGCCATGCAGGGCGCGGTGTTCGCGGGCGGCGGCGACTATCCCGGCAACCCGTTCATCATCGGCTCGGGCCGCGACGCGCTCCTGTGCCGCTACAAGTCCGGCCGGCGCGTGCTGGCGCCGCAAGACCAGATCACGCTCGAATGGGCGGGCGTGCATCGCCAGTATCACGCCGCCATGATGTGGACTGTGCCCGTGGGCCAGGCGAGCGACCGCCACAAGCGCCTGTTCGAGGTCTCGCGCGACGCGCTCATGGCGTGCGAGAGCGCGCTCGCGCCCGGCAACACCATGGGCGACGTGTTCGCAGCGCACGCGGAAACCTTCGACCGCGCCGGCCTGTCGCAGCACCGGCTCAACGCCTGCGGCTATGCGATGGGCGCGCGCTATGCGCCCTCGTGGATGGATTATCCCATGTTCTACAGGGACAACCCGGTGATCCTCGCGCCCGACATGACCTTCTTCCTGCACATGATCTGCATGGACAGCGAGACAGGCACCGCCATGACGCTCGGCCGCTCCTACCGGGTGACGCAAGCGGGCAACACCTGCCTCAGCCGGCGTCCGCTGGACCTGGTGGTGCGGTGA
- a CDS encoding ribose-phosphate pyrophosphokinase, with translation MKLLAGNSNRPLAEAIAAYLNIPMTRAIVRRFADMEVFVEIQENVRGEDVFVVQSTSYPANDHLMELLICIDALKRASAKRITAVIPYFGYARQDRKPGPRTPISAKLVADLITRAGATRVLTMDLHAGQIQGFFDIPTDNLFAQPVMVNDIKERMSGDDLMVVSPDVGGVVRARAIAKRLGCPLAIVDKRRDRPGESEVMNIIGEVAGRRCILVDDIVDSGGTLCNAAQALIDQGATEVSAYITHGVLSGGAVARITASALKELVITDSIQPTEAVRVAHNIRTITVAPLIGEAVRRISGDESVSVLFD, from the coding sequence ATGAAGCTTCTCGCAGGGAACAGCAACCGTCCGCTGGCGGAGGCGATCGCCGCCTACCTCAACATTCCGATGACCAGGGCCATCGTCCGGCGCTTTGCCGACATGGAGGTCTTCGTCGAGATCCAGGAGAACGTGCGCGGCGAGGACGTGTTCGTCGTGCAGTCGACCTCCTACCCTGCCAACGACCATTTGATGGAGTTGCTGATCTGCATTGACGCGCTCAAGCGCGCCTCGGCCAAGCGGATCACCGCCGTCATCCCCTATTTCGGCTATGCCCGCCAGGACCGGAAGCCCGGACCGCGCACGCCGATCTCGGCCAAGCTGGTGGCCGACCTCATCACCCGGGCCGGGGCCACGCGGGTCCTGACGATGGACCTGCACGCGGGCCAGATCCAGGGCTTCTTCGACATTCCGACCGACAACCTGTTCGCCCAGCCGGTGATGGTCAACGACATCAAGGAGCGGATGTCGGGCGACGATCTCATGGTCGTCTCGCCGGACGTGGGCGGCGTGGTGCGCGCCCGCGCCATCGCAAAGCGTCTCGGCTGCCCGCTCGCCATCGTCGACAAGCGCCGCGACCGTCCGGGCGAGTCGGAGGTGATGAACATCATCGGCGAGGTGGCGGGCCGGCGCTGCATCCTCGTCGACGACATCGTCGATTCGGGCGGCACGCTCTGCAACGCGGCGCAGGCGCTGATCGACCAGGGCGCGACGGAGGTGTCGGCCTACATCACGCACGGCGTCCTCTCGGGCGGCGCGGTCGCGCGCATCACGGCGTCCGCACTGAAGGAGCTGGTGATCACCGACTCCATCCAGCCGACGGAGGCCGTGCGCGTGGCGCACAACATCCGCACCATCACCGTCGCCCCGCTGATCGGGGAGGCCGTGCGCCGCATATCCGGCGACGAGTCGGTGTCGGTCCTCTTCGACTGA
- a CDS encoding TenA family protein: MSMPSSYAEARAAEPGARPTDILVRLSQPHWDAACGHRFTRELGADTLSAEVFGRYAVQDHLFVTDLASVLGHLIARAPGMTAKHRFAAFAAMLTSEENDFFLRTFDQLGIEPQEAARMPVHEVTRAFAGLMLSAAERSYAQGLACLLCAEWCYLTWGVREAAEVRPRRAWAQEWIDLHAVPAFRSFVEGLREEMDRTLDAATPEEQEAAARAFRRMTELEVEFFDAAYS; this comes from the coding sequence ATGAGTATGCCATCGAGCTACGCTGAGGCGCGGGCCGCAGAGCCGGGCGCGCGGCCCACGGACATCCTGGTTCGGCTCTCCCAGCCGCACTGGGATGCCGCCTGCGGCCACCGCTTCACGCGGGAACTGGGGGCCGACACGCTGAGCGCGGAGGTGTTCGGCCGCTATGCCGTGCAGGACCACCTGTTCGTGACGGATCTTGCGAGCGTGCTGGGTCATTTGATCGCGCGCGCGCCCGGCATGACGGCCAAGCACCGGTTTGCAGCCTTTGCGGCCATGCTGACCTCGGAGGAAAACGACTTCTTCCTGCGCACCTTCGACCAGCTGGGCATCGAGCCGCAGGAGGCGGCGCGCATGCCGGTGCACGAGGTCACGCGCGCCTTTGCCGGGCTGATGCTGTCGGCAGCGGAACGGTCCTATGCGCAGGGGCTCGCCTGTCTTCTGTGCGCGGAATGGTGCTACCTGACCTGGGGGGTGCGGGAGGCGGCGGAGGTGCGTCCGCGCCGGGCCTGGGCGCAGGAATGGATCGACCTGCACGCGGTCCCGGCGTTCCGGAGCTTCGTCGAAGGCTTGCGCGAGGAAATGGACCGCACGCTCGACGCCGCAACGCCCGAGGAACAGGAGGCGGCCGCCCGCGCCTTCCGCCGCATGACGGAACTGGAAGTGGAGTTCTTCGACGCGGCCTACAGCTGA
- a CDS encoding ABC transporter substrate-binding protein — MPRRVLTAAVAAILALGAAQGARAAEPMTVLLDWFVNPDHAPLIVAEQRGYFAEEGLDVTLIEPADPNDPPKLLAAGQGDVAVSYQPQLHIFADRGLPVVRIGTLVATPLTSLVALKDGPVQAVADLKGKKVGFSVGGFEDAVLGAMLETHGLTLGDVELVNVNFSLSPALLARQVDAVIGAYRNFELNQLEIEGAEGIAFFPEEHGVPPYDELIYLARKGGEDDPRLKAFLRAVQKGVIYTINHPDAAFADFVAWRADLNDELNRRAWVDTLPRFALRPAALDRGRYDAFHAFLKARGIVTKEVPVDEYAIELR, encoded by the coding sequence ATGCCGAGACGTGTCCTGACCGCCGCCGTCGCCGCCATCCTCGCGCTGGGAGCCGCGCAGGGCGCCCGCGCCGCCGAGCCGATGACCGTGCTGCTCGACTGGTTCGTGAACCCCGACCATGCGCCGCTGATCGTGGCCGAGCAGCGCGGCTATTTCGCGGAAGAAGGCCTCGACGTGACGCTGATCGAGCCCGCGGACCCGAACGACCCGCCGAAGCTGCTGGCCGCGGGGCAGGGGGACGTCGCGGTCTCCTACCAGCCGCAGCTTCATATCTTCGCCGACCGCGGCCTGCCGGTGGTGCGCATCGGCACGCTGGTGGCGACGCCGCTGACCTCGCTCGTCGCGCTGAAGGACGGGCCGGTGCAGGCGGTCGCGGATCTGAAGGGCAAGAAGGTCGGCTTCTCCGTCGGCGGGTTCGAGGACGCGGTGCTGGGCGCGATGCTGGAGACGCATGGGCTGACGCTCGGCGACGTGGAGCTTGTGAACGTCAATTTCTCGCTGTCGCCCGCGCTGCTCGCCCGGCAGGTGGACGCGGTGATCGGCGCCTACCGGAACTTCGAGCTGAATCAGCTTGAGATCGAGGGGGCGGAGGGGATCGCCTTCTTCCCGGAGGAGCACGGGGTTCCCCCTTACGACGAGCTGATCTATCTGGCCCGGAAGGGAGGCGAGGACGATCCGCGGCTGAAGGCCTTCCTGCGCGCGGTGCAGAAGGGCGTGATCTACACGATCAACCACCCGGACGCGGCGTTCGCGGATTTCGTGGCCTGGCGCGCGGACCTGAACGACGAACTGAACCGGAGGGCGTGGGTGGACACGCTGCCGCGCTTCGCGCTCAGGCCCGCCGCGCTGGACCGGGGGCGCTACGACGCCTTTCATGCGTTCCTGAAGGCGCGCGGAATCGTAACGAAGGAGGTGCCGGTCGATGAGTATGCCATCGAGCTACGCTGA
- a CDS encoding 50S ribosomal protein L25/general stress protein Ctc — protein MSNAPIIVAEPRERVGKGAARATRREGKVPAVIYGDKKPPVAIKVNYNELLKTIHRGGFMKTIFEIDVNGEKTQAIARDLQLDPVKDLPLHVDFLRVGKGSKLTVMVPVEFTDEDECPGLRRGGALNIVRHEVEMEVPSSAIPEKLTVSLKGLDIGDSLHISAFTLPKDCTPTIRDRDFTVATIAGAGGSEAAQEEAAEAEGEEE, from the coding sequence ATGAGCAACGCACCGATCATCGTTGCGGAGCCGCGCGAACGGGTTGGCAAGGGGGCTGCCCGGGCCACGCGGCGCGAAGGCAAGGTTCCCGCGGTCATCTACGGCGACAAGAAGCCCCCCGTCGCCATCAAGGTGAACTACAACGAGCTTCTGAAGACGATCCACCGCGGCGGCTTCATGAAAACGATCTTCGAGATCGACGTGAACGGCGAGAAGACGCAGGCGATCGCCCGCGACCTTCAGCTCGACCCGGTGAAGGACCTGCCTCTCCACGTCGACTTCCTGCGCGTGGGCAAGGGCTCCAAGCTGACCGTCATGGTGCCGGTGGAATTCACCGACGAGGACGAGTGCCCCGGCCTGCGCCGCGGCGGCGCGCTCAACATCGTGCGCCACGAGGTCGAGATGGAAGTGCCGTCGAGCGCCATTCCGGAGAAGCTGACCGTCAGCCTGAAGGGCCTCGACATCGGCGACTCGCTGCACATCTCGGCCTTCACGCTGCCGAAGGACTGCACGCCCACGATCCGCGACCGCGACTTCACGGTCGCGACCATTGCGGGCGCCGGCGGGTCCGAGGCGGCCCAGGAAGAGGCCGCTGAGGCGGAAGGCGAAGAGGAGTGA
- the pth gene encoding aminoacyl-tRNA hydrolase, whose product MLLLVGLGNPGAKYAHNRHNIGFMAVDEIVRRHEFGPWRSKFDAEIAEGRMGGEKVLAMKPQTYMNESGRAVGKAVQFFKIPIHKIVVIHDELDLAPGKVRMKTGGGHAGHNGLRSIDAHAGNAYRRVRMGIGHPGRKELVTHWVLGDFARADADWLNPLLDAVAGAAPYLAQGEDSRFQSEVARNAAPPPQEKPASGKTDAKPAASAPEAAKTDTPGGPFAALTRLIRRED is encoded by the coding sequence ATGCTGCTCCTCGTGGGCCTCGGCAATCCGGGCGCGAAATACGCGCACAACCGGCACAACATCGGGTTCATGGCGGTGGACGAGATCGTCCGCCGCCATGAATTCGGCCCGTGGCGGTCGAAGTTCGACGCCGAGATCGCGGAGGGCCGGATGGGCGGCGAGAAGGTTCTCGCCATGAAGCCGCAGACCTACATGAACGAGAGCGGGCGCGCCGTCGGCAAGGCGGTGCAGTTCTTCAAGATCCCGATCCACAAGATCGTCGTGATCCATGACGAGCTCGACCTCGCGCCGGGCAAGGTCCGCATGAAGACGGGCGGCGGGCATGCGGGCCACAACGGCCTGCGCTCCATCGACGCCCACGCCGGCAACGCCTACCGCCGCGTGCGCATGGGCATCGGCCACCCCGGCCGGAAGGAGCTTGTGACCCACTGGGTCCTCGGCGACTTCGCCAGGGCCGACGCAGATTGGCTCAACCCCCTGCTCGACGCGGTGGCCGGTGCGGCGCCCTATCTCGCACAGGGCGAGGACAGCCGCTTCCAGTCGGAGGTGGCGCGCAACGCCGCCCCGCCCCCACAGGAAAAGCCCGCTTCGGGCAAGACCGACGCGAAACCTGCCGCCTCCGCCCCAGAGGCTGCGAAAACCGACACGCCGGGCGGCCCCTTCGCCGCCCTCACCCGCCTGATCCGTCGCGAGGACTGA
- the ychF gene encoding redox-regulated ATPase YchF produces the protein MGFECGIVGLPNVGKSTLFNALTRTAAAHAANYPFATIEPNTGEVAVPDPRLFTLAKIGGSRQVIPTRLSFVDIAGLVRGASKGEGLGNQFLANIREVDAIVHVLRCFEDGDITHVEGRVDPLADAETVETELMLADMDSLERRIAPLQKKANSGDKEAKAEVSLMQGALDLLRDGKPARLLEITPEQDKAFRGLQLLTAKPVLYVCNVDEASAATGNALSEKVAEKAAAEGAACVVISAAIEAEIAQLADEERDEFLESLGLAEPGLDRLIRAGYELLGLVTYFTVGPKEARAWTITRGTKAPQAAGVIHTDFERGFIRAQTIAYDDYVKYNGEVGAKDAGKARDEGKEYVVQDGDVLLFKFNV, from the coding sequence ATGGGTTTCGAATGCGGCATCGTCGGCCTGCCCAACGTCGGCAAGTCGACCCTGTTCAATGCGCTGACGCGCACCGCCGCGGCGCACGCCGCCAACTACCCCTTCGCCACGATCGAGCCGAACACGGGCGAGGTCGCGGTCCCCGATCCGCGCCTCTTCACGCTGGCGAAGATCGGCGGTTCGCGCCAGGTGATCCCGACGCGGCTCAGCTTCGTCGATATCGCCGGCCTCGTGCGCGGCGCGTCGAAGGGCGAGGGCCTCGGCAACCAGTTCCTCGCCAACATCCGCGAGGTGGACGCCATCGTCCACGTCCTGCGCTGTTTCGAGGACGGCGACATCACCCATGTCGAGGGGCGTGTCGACCCGCTCGCCGACGCCGAGACGGTCGAGACCGAGCTGATGCTCGCAGACATGGACAGTCTCGAACGCCGCATTGCGCCCTTGCAGAAGAAGGCGAACTCCGGCGACAAGGAGGCGAAGGCCGAGGTTTCGCTAATGCAGGGGGCGCTCGACCTCTTGCGCGACGGCAAGCCCGCCCGTCTGCTCGAGATCACGCCCGAACAGGACAAGGCCTTCCGCGGCCTCCAGCTTCTGACCGCCAAGCCCGTGCTCTACGTCTGCAACGTGGACGAGGCGTCGGCCGCCACTGGCAATGCGCTGTCGGAGAAGGTGGCGGAGAAGGCCGCCGCCGAGGGCGCGGCCTGCGTCGTCATTTCCGCGGCCATCGAGGCGGAGATCGCCCAGCTTGCCGACGAGGAGCGCGACGAGTTCCTCGAAAGCCTCGGCCTCGCGGAGCCCGGCCTCGACCGGCTGATCCGTGCGGGTTACGAGCTTCTGGGCCTCGTCACCTATTTCACCGTCGGGCCGAAGGAGGCACGCGCCTGGACCATCACGCGCGGCACCAAGGCCCCGCAGGCCGCCGGCGTCATCCACACGGATTTCGAGCGCGGCTTCATCCGCGCCCAGACCATCGCCTATGACGACTATGTCAAATACAACGGCGAGGTCGGCGCGAAGGACGCCGGCAAGGCCCGCGACGAGGGCAAGGAATACGTCGTGCAGGACGGCGACGTCCTGCTCTTCAAGTTCAACGTCTGA
- a CDS encoding YgaP family membrane protein: MFKQNVGSIDRVLRIVVGLFLVSLVFWGPQTLWGLIGLVPIVTALAGTCPAYTILGLSTCPAKSRA; the protein is encoded by the coding sequence ATGTTCAAGCAGAATGTCGGCTCGATCGACCGCGTGTTGCGGATCGTCGTGGGCCTGTTCCTCGTCTCGCTCGTGTTCTGGGGGCCGCAGACGTTGTGGGGGCTGATCGGCCTCGTGCCCATCGTCACGGCGCTGGCGGGCACGTGCCCGGCCTACACGATCCTGGGCCTGAGCACGTGTCCGGCGAAAAGCCGCGCGTGA
- a CDS encoding MaoC family dehydratase produces MADLLHWEDFEVGQVFDYGSYTVTEEEIVAFAEEYDPQRFHLDDAYARTTILGGICASGWHSAGIWMRLFSDGYANRAASLGSPGVDDIRWFKPVRPGDVLTGRSEILARRASNSRPDLGLNTMKHQLLNAAGEVVMEMHSTQMLRRRTALATGGERA; encoded by the coding sequence ATGGCCGACTTGCTGCATTGGGAGGATTTCGAGGTCGGGCAGGTGTTCGACTACGGCTCCTACACGGTCACGGAAGAGGAAATCGTCGCCTTCGCGGAGGAGTACGATCCCCAGCGCTTCCATCTCGACGACGCCTATGCCCGCACGACCATCCTGGGCGGCATCTGCGCCAGCGGCTGGCACAGCGCGGGCATCTGGATGCGGCTGTTCAGCGACGGCTATGCGAACCGTGCCGCCAGCCTCGGCTCCCCCGGCGTGGACGATATCCGCTGGTTCAAGCCCGTGCGCCCCGGCGACGTGCTCACGGGCCGCAGCGAGATCCTCGCGCGCCGGGCCTCCAACTCCCGCCCCGACCTCGGCCTCAACACCATGAAGCACCAGCTTCTGAACGCCGCGGGCGAGGTGGTGATGGAGATGCACTCGACCCAGATGCTGCGCCGGCGCACCGCGCTCGCCACGGGAGGGGAGCGCGCATGA
- a CDS encoding MaoC/PaaZ C-terminal domain-containing protein — MTGLLPEDIETGVRIRLGETHLTRDLIVGFAAKFDPQPFHLDEEAGRQSLFKGLAASGWQLCALWMGHYVRWREGIIQSYPDPEGVRARLGPSPGQRNIRWMKPALMGDTLTFYATRTAVEDWKKPGWALTTVLSEIVNQRGETACSFEGLGLVRKRQDP; from the coding sequence ATGACCGGCCTGCTGCCTGAGGACATCGAGACGGGCGTGCGCATCCGCCTCGGCGAGACGCACCTCACCCGCGACCTGATCGTGGGCTTTGCCGCGAAGTTCGACCCGCAGCCCTTCCACCTCGACGAGGAGGCGGGCCGGCAGAGCCTCTTCAAGGGCCTCGCCGCGTCCGGCTGGCAGCTTTGCGCGCTCTGGATGGGCCATTACGTCCGCTGGCGGGAGGGGATCATCCAGTCCTACCCGGACCCGGAGGGGGTGCGCGCCCGCCTCGGCCCCTCCCCCGGCCAGCGCAACATCCGCTGGATGAAGCCCGCGCTCATGGGCGACACGCTCACCTTCTACGCGACCCGCACCGCGGTCGAGGACTGGAAGAAGCCCGGCTGGGCGCTCACCACCGTGCTGTCCGAGATCGTCAACCAGCGCGGCGAGACGGCCTGCAGCTTCGAGGGCCTCGGCCTCGTCCGCAAGAGGCAGGACCCATGA
- a CDS encoding PaaI family thioesterase, which translates to MTLPPLKTRTYTYRENRFDPAELADITGLEMLQQILAGERAPPSIAATLNFAFHEVGPGRVVFRGEPADFAMNPIGVMHGGWAATLLDSCMACAVQTTLPRGTAYTTAELSVNLTRAILPSTGPLLAIGTVIHGGRRVGTAEGRLVGEKDGKLYAHGTTTCVIFPVE; encoded by the coding sequence ATGACGCTGCCGCCGCTGAAGACCCGCACCTACACCTACCGCGAGAACCGCTTCGATCCGGCCGAGCTTGCCGACATCACCGGCCTCGAGATGCTCCAGCAAATCCTCGCGGGCGAGCGCGCGCCGCCGTCGATCGCCGCCACCCTCAATTTCGCCTTTCACGAGGTGGGCCCGGGCCGCGTCGTCTTCCGGGGGGAACCTGCCGACTTCGCCATGAACCCGATCGGCGTGATGCACGGCGGCTGGGCGGCGACGCTGCTCGATTCCTGCATGGCCTGCGCGGTGCAGACGACCTTGCCGCGCGGCACCGCCTACACCACGGCGGAGCTTTCGGTGAACCTGACCCGCGCGATCCTGCCCTCGACCGGCCCGCTGCTCGCCATCGGCACCGTGATCCACGGCGGCCGCCGCGTCGGCACGGCGGAGGGACGCCTGGTCGGCGAGAAGGACGGAAAGCTCTACGCCCACGGCACCACGACCTGCGTCATCTTCCCCGTGGAGTGA